A window from Kovacikia minuta CCNUW1 encodes these proteins:
- the rlmB gene encoding 23S rRNA (guanosine(2251)-2'-O)-methyltransferase RlmB, translating into MAARKPIAKSQNHSQRTRPVKVGKRQPAIRAPRLRDGKQPEEGWQQRSDSEQASSPPRRRAKSNPPEPRPRAKQDDSPPRRQAGGHSRQPKLRLATDQPPQERHRNNRSHRSDRLREEQPSDDHRRGGWNNKFEPRSKSEGYEDLSSQNSDSNFAGESDLIYGRHPVLTALESDRNLNRIWITPRLRYDPRFHPLLLQAKANGTVIDEVEPQRLDQLTQKANHQGVAAQIAPHEYIELTDLITQAKTVSEQPVLLIADGITDPHNLGAIIRTAEALGAQGLIIPQRRAVGVTSAVIKVATGALETFPVARVVNLSRALEELKAAGFWIYGTASNASHPLHTVQFTGPIALVVGSEGDGLSLLTQRHCDYLVSIPLQGNTPSLNASVATGMALYEIYRQRWSNTWNLNRLKNAMDLKKSSEV; encoded by the coding sequence ATGGCTGCTAGAAAACCGATCGCTAAATCTCAAAACCACTCCCAGCGAACACGTCCCGTTAAGGTGGGCAAACGTCAGCCAGCCATTCGGGCTCCTCGCCTCAGGGATGGCAAGCAGCCAGAAGAAGGTTGGCAGCAACGTTCAGATTCAGAACAGGCGTCATCCCCTCCCCGTCGCAGGGCTAAATCGAATCCGCCAGAGCCTCGTCCTAGAGCAAAGCAGGACGATTCTCCTCCGCGTCGCCAGGCAGGTGGTCACTCCAGGCAACCTAAACTCAGGCTGGCAACCGATCAACCTCCCCAGGAGCGTCATCGAAACAACCGTTCCCATCGGTCCGATCGGTTGAGGGAAGAACAACCATCTGACGATCACCGTCGGGGTGGTTGGAACAATAAATTTGAGCCTCGGTCGAAATCCGAGGGATATGAGGATTTATCTTCCCAAAATTCTGATTCAAATTTTGCGGGTGAATCTGATTTAATTTACGGTCGCCATCCTGTTTTGACCGCCCTGGAAAGCGATCGCAATTTGAATCGGATCTGGATTACCCCCCGGCTTCGCTACGATCCCCGGTTTCACCCACTCCTGCTTCAAGCAAAAGCAAACGGGACTGTAATTGATGAAGTAGAACCCCAACGCCTCGATCAATTAACGCAGAAAGCCAACCACCAGGGGGTTGCCGCCCAGATCGCGCCCCATGAATACATTGAATTAACTGACTTGATTACTCAAGCAAAAACAGTTTCCGAGCAACCTGTCTTATTAATAGCCGATGGAATTACTGATCCCCACAACTTGGGTGCCATTATCCGCACTGCGGAAGCATTGGGAGCACAGGGGCTGATCATTCCTCAACGGCGGGCGGTTGGCGTTACCTCCGCTGTCATTAAGGTGGCAACGGGTGCCCTGGAAACTTTCCCGGTTGCCAGGGTCGTTAACCTGAGCCGCGCCCTTGAGGAGCTTAAAGCCGCTGGCTTCTGGATCTACGGAACGGCTTCTAATGCCAGCCATCCCCTGCATACGGTTCAATTTACAGGTCCGATTGCCCTGGTTGTTGGTTCTGAAGGAGATGGGTTAAGCTTACTGACGCAGCGCCACTGCGATTATCTGGTTTCCATTCCACTCCAGGGAAATACCCCCAGTTTGAATGCCTCCGTTGCCACAGGAATGGCACTGTATGAAATCTACCGTCAACGTTGGTCTAATACTTGGAACCTTAATCGATTAAAAAATGCAATGGACTTGAAAAAAAGTAGCGAAGTATAA
- a CDS encoding DUF1816 domain-containing protein, with protein MQEILTSLLNVVGLAWWVEVKTETPRCTYYFGPFPKANLAEISKAGYVADLEQEGAQGIAVSVKRCKPAKLTVSDDLGEKLSQGVPTALTRPVV; from the coding sequence ATGCAAGAAATTTTAACGAGCTTGTTAAATGTCGTTGGATTAGCTTGGTGGGTTGAGGTGAAAACTGAAACGCCTCGTTGTACCTATTATTTTGGTCCCTTTCCAAAAGCAAATCTGGCTGAAATTTCTAAAGCTGGCTACGTTGCAGATTTAGAGCAAGAAGGTGCCCAGGGGATTGCTGTCTCGGTTAAGCGCTGTAAACCTGCCAAATTGACGGTCTCTGATGACCTGGGGGAGAAGCTTAGTCAGGGTGTTCCAACTGCCCTGACACGTCCTGTTGTTTAA
- a CDS encoding FAD-dependent oxidoreductase: MRQLHTDVLVVGGGTGGTAAALQAARRGANTILVSEFPWLGGMLTSAGVAAPDGNELAAFQTGIWGAFLRELQKRQVGGLDHGWVSFFTYHPQVGAEIFADWVANLPNLEWISGQVPLEVLKQGNCVTGVRFADLIVHAHITLDGTELGDLLALAEVPHRWGWELHAEWQEPSAPIAPIPFMQQYPIQVPTWVVVMQDFGAAAVAEAIPAPPNVQSRSV; encoded by the coding sequence ATGCGTCAGTTGCATACGGATGTTTTAGTTGTGGGGGGAGGTACGGGTGGAACCGCTGCTGCCCTCCAGGCTGCGCGTCGGGGAGCAAACACAATCCTGGTAAGCGAGTTTCCCTGGTTGGGAGGGATGCTGACCAGTGCTGGGGTGGCTGCTCCCGATGGGAATGAGTTAGCTGCCTTTCAAACCGGGATTTGGGGCGCTTTTCTGCGGGAACTGCAAAAGCGGCAGGTGGGTGGATTGGATCATGGGTGGGTTAGCTTTTTTACCTATCATCCCCAGGTTGGTGCCGAGATTTTTGCCGACTGGGTTGCCAACCTGCCGAACCTGGAATGGATTTCTGGGCAGGTTCCCCTGGAAGTTTTGAAGCAGGGAAACTGTGTAACCGGGGTTCGCTTTGCCGATCTAATCGTCCATGCCCACATTACCCTGGATGGAACCGAACTGGGAGATCTGCTGGCGTTGGCTGAGGTGCCCCATCGTTGGGGTTGGGAATTGCATGCCGAATGGCAGGAACCCAGTGCTCCGATCGCCCCCATTCCCTTTATGCAACAATATCCGATTCAGGTTCCCACCTGGGTTGTAGTGATGCAGGACTTTGGTGCCGCAGCCGTAGCCGAGGCGATCCCGGCTCCTCCCAACGTACAATCCCGATCGGTATAG
- a CDS encoding MORN repeat-containing protein has protein sequence MLPSIQRLGMGILAASTLSVALGLGHSLPAQAASFTLEDGGKCEGNFSGRSGSGICTFSEVNPGSPYSYYGGQIRNGVPNGTGLFVYVNDDRYEGSVRNGMPNGRGVLVFANGDRYEGNFVNGKFNGKGVLTYRDGGRYVGNFRNGEFSGKGTLTMADGTRYTGGLLDGQPHGKGTMRFGSSTYTGDFYLGQVNGQGVLTSADGLRCQGTFYSSQLSGKGTCTFPKGSPFKSYVGELRGGKPDGKGVITYVNGKQLSGLFRSGQPANP, from the coding sequence ATGCTTCCTTCAATTCAACGACTGGGAATGGGAATCCTCGCCGCCTCAACCCTAAGCGTTGCGCTCGGTCTTGGTCATTCATTACCTGCACAGGCAGCCAGCTTTACCCTTGAAGACGGGGGCAAATGTGAGGGAAATTTCAGTGGGCGCAGTGGCAGTGGAATTTGTACCTTCTCTGAAGTGAATCCTGGTAGCCCCTACAGTTATTACGGGGGGCAGATTCGGAATGGCGTACCCAATGGAACTGGGCTATTTGTGTATGTGAACGACGATCGCTATGAAGGGTCGGTTCGGAATGGCATGCCCAATGGTCGGGGGGTGCTGGTGTTTGCCAATGGCGATCGCTATGAAGGAAATTTTGTCAATGGCAAATTTAATGGCAAAGGTGTTTTGACCTATCGGGATGGGGGGCGCTATGTCGGGAACTTTCGTAATGGGGAGTTTTCTGGCAAGGGCACATTAACAATGGCAGATGGCACCCGCTACACGGGAGGACTACTGGATGGGCAACCCCACGGCAAAGGCACGATGAGATTTGGCAGCAGCACCTATACTGGCGATTTTTATCTGGGTCAGGTAAATGGTCAGGGAGTGCTAACCAGTGCGGATGGCCTCCGTTGCCAGGGAACCTTCTACAGCAGCCAACTGAGCGGAAAAGGAACCTGTACTTTTCCTAAAGGCAGCCCCTTTAAAAGCTACGTCGGTGAACTGCGGGGTGGCAAACCCGATGGCAAAGGCGTCATTACCTACGTGAATGGGAAGCAACTGAGTGGCTTGTTCCGCAGTGGACAACCCGCCAATCCGTAA
- a CDS encoding four-carbon acid sugar kinase family protein — protein MSSKPKIIVLDDDPTGSQTVHSCLLLMQWDVATLRLGLSDEAPIFFVLTNTRALTPEKAAAVTQEVCRNLKQAIAAEAVQDFLVVSRSDSTLRGHYPIETDVIAAELGPFDAHFLTPAFFEGGRTTRNSVHYLKVNGVDTPVHETEFARDSVFAYQHSYLPDYVAEKTDGQIPAATVDRFLLQDIRAGVLERLLHLHNNQCCVVDAETQADLNHFAADVLKAASQGKRFLFRSAASLLTALADLPPQPIAPEAMAEYVRGSKPGAIIVGSHVKKTTEQLEQLLQQPGISGIEVQVARLLEQSNEPRAALLAETVQKVSQVHAAGQTPVVYTSRQELSFDDVQTRLDFGEAVSALLMDVIRHLPSEIGFLISKGGITSNDTLSTGLNLRTAKLLGQVLAGVSMVRTPSHHPQFPDLPVVLFPGNVGDATALATVYRRLSQRSD, from the coding sequence ATGAGCAGCAAGCCCAAAATCATTGTTTTAGATGACGATCCGACGGGTTCCCAAACGGTTCACAGTTGCCTGTTGCTGATGCAGTGGGATGTGGCAACCCTGCGTTTGGGATTGAGCGATGAAGCACCCATTTTCTTTGTGTTGACCAACACACGCGCATTGACCCCAGAGAAAGCCGCTGCCGTAACCCAGGAGGTTTGCCGCAATTTAAAGCAGGCGATCGCAGCTGAAGCTGTCCAGGATTTTTTGGTGGTCAGCCGATCGGATTCAACCCTGCGAGGACATTACCCGATCGAAACCGATGTAATTGCGGCAGAACTGGGGCCGTTTGATGCCCATTTTTTGACCCCCGCATTTTTTGAAGGGGGACGAACAACCCGGAATAGTGTGCATTATCTTAAGGTGAATGGGGTTGATACCCCTGTGCATGAAACAGAATTTGCCCGCGATTCTGTGTTTGCTTACCAGCACAGCTATTTGCCAGATTATGTGGCGGAAAAAACCGATGGGCAAATTCCCGCCGCCACGGTCGATCGATTCTTGCTCCAGGATATTCGCGCGGGTGTCCTGGAGCGGCTCCTGCATCTGCACAATAACCAGTGCTGTGTTGTCGATGCGGAAACTCAAGCCGATTTGAATCACTTTGCTGCGGATGTCCTAAAGGCGGCTTCCCAGGGCAAGCGATTTTTATTTCGGAGTGCCGCCAGTTTGCTAACAGCGCTCGCGGATCTGCCACCCCAACCGATCGCCCCTGAGGCGATGGCTGAATACGTGCGTGGTAGCAAACCGGGGGCAATCATTGTTGGCTCGCACGTCAAAAAAACGACCGAGCAATTAGAGCAACTCCTGCAACAACCCGGAATTTCAGGAATCGAAGTCCAGGTTGCACGCTTGCTAGAGCAATCCAACGAGCCACGGGCAGCCCTACTCGCTGAAACCGTTCAAAAAGTTAGTCAAGTTCATGCCGCAGGGCAAACTCCCGTCGTCTATACCAGCCGCCAGGAGTTGAGCTTTGATGATGTGCAAACCCGCCTGGATTTTGGAGAAGCGGTTTCGGCGCTGCTAATGGATGTGATCCGCCACCTTCCTTCAGAGATTGGTTTTTTGATCAGCAAAGGCGGCATTACCTCGAACGATACCCTCAGTACAGGACTCAACCTTCGCACCGCAAAGTTGCTGGGTCAGGTACTTGCCGGAGTTTCAATGGTCAGAACCCCCTCCCACCATCCCCAGTTTCCCGATTTACCTGTCGTCCTGTTCCCCGGTAACGTCGGTGACGCAACTGCACTGGCAACGGTGTATCGACGCTTGAGTCAGCGGAGCGATTGA
- the hpnK gene encoding hopanoid biosynthesis-associated protein HpnK → MSYSQAQTKFSTDSPGSGSSARSHRRFAIINADDFGFSHGVNRAIIAAHERGVLTSTSLMVGAPAFEEAVELAKAHPKLGVGLHLTLGKGKSVLPPSLIPNLVDDEGNFSNEPNRAGVYYQFNGFARRQIPLEIRAQLEKFRSTGLKLSHVDGHLHMHSHPVILRSLVALAEEFDIKVIRLPSEELRLTLNIDRSDLQTKVVWASVFWGLRLYGEKVLQSKGIGFVDRVYGFLQSARMTEDYLLALIPQIQADVVEIYSHPAIANPDEPVNSPIGWGQRELEALTSDRVRAALAESNFELVNFNDWETITSA, encoded by the coding sequence ATGAGTTACTCCCAAGCACAGACAAAATTTTCTACTGATTCGCCAGGATCTGGAAGCTCTGCGCGATCGCATCGTCGGTTTGCCATTATCAACGCGGATGATTTTGGCTTTTCCCACGGGGTCAATCGTGCCATTATTGCAGCCCATGAACGGGGAGTGCTGACCAGTACGAGTTTAATGGTGGGTGCGCCTGCGTTTGAAGAAGCGGTGGAATTGGCAAAGGCGCATCCTAAGTTGGGGGTCGGGTTACATTTAACATTGGGAAAAGGGAAATCGGTTTTGCCCCCTTCGTTGATTCCAAACCTGGTGGATGATGAGGGAAACTTTTCTAACGAACCCAATCGGGCGGGTGTGTATTACCAGTTCAATGGATTTGCCCGCCGCCAAATTCCATTAGAAATTCGGGCTCAACTGGAGAAATTTCGTTCGACTGGGCTGAAGTTGTCCCATGTGGATGGGCATTTGCACATGCATTCCCATCCGGTCATTTTGCGATCGCTGGTGGCACTGGCAGAGGAATTTGACATTAAGGTAATTCGGCTTCCCTCGGAAGAACTGCGACTAACATTAAACATTGACCGCAGCGATCTCCAGACTAAAGTTGTGTGGGCATCCGTCTTTTGGGGACTCCGCCTATACGGGGAAAAGGTGTTGCAGTCTAAAGGAATTGGGTTTGTCGATCGGGTCTACGGCTTTTTGCAAAGTGCCAGAATGACGGAAGATTATCTGCTGGCACTGATTCCCCAAATTCAAGCGGATGTGGTGGAGATCTATTCCCATCCCGCAATCGCCAATCCCGATGAGCCTGTGAACAGTCCGATTGGCTGGGGGCAGCGGGAATTGGAGGCGCTAACCAGCGATCGGGTTCGCGCAGCTCTGGCTGAAAGCAATTTTGAACTGGTGAACTTCAATGATTGGGAAACCATTACCTCGGCTTGA
- a CDS encoding glycosyltransferase — protein MMLALEAVLLFLIAASIVFYSWCAIATFRFYTGAKPGANNNLPPVSILIPTCGVDEGAWENWESFCQQDYGSYEVVFGVMDPNDAAVPVLEKLVAKYPDRARLITSLAVRGINYQISNLMHLLETARHEIVILTNDDMWVEPHYLQTVTTPMSDEKVGIVTCGYLGHDPQYPTAALASLGRCVDFIPSVLVARDLEGGLQFSLGATIATRKSILEKVGGLETVVNRVGSDYHIGNLVSDAGYKIELSQYVLETDTGNESFQQLFKRELRWARTSRWQRGWLYFTIATTYGTVYCPPLLLLSGFQTWAVIVSGITIALRLIQSLIAAYRMGCPRLVRWFWLLPIRDLLNFVTWAIGGIGQTIYWRGRQLQISEGGILSEQMD, from the coding sequence ATGATGCTTGCCTTAGAAGCCGTTTTACTCTTTTTAATTGCAGCCTCGATCGTGTTCTATTCCTGGTGTGCGATCGCCACTTTTCGCTTTTACACGGGCGCGAAACCAGGAGCCAACAACAACCTACCGCCCGTTTCGATCCTGATTCCAACCTGCGGTGTGGATGAGGGTGCCTGGGAAAATTGGGAAAGCTTCTGCCAGCAGGACTATGGCTCCTATGAGGTGGTGTTTGGTGTCATGGATCCAAACGACGCTGCTGTGCCAGTTTTGGAAAAATTGGTTGCGAAATATCCCGATCGTGCCCGCTTAATTACTTCTCTGGCAGTTCGGGGGATTAACTATCAGATCAGTAATCTGATGCATCTGCTGGAAACAGCCCGCCATGAAATTGTGATTCTGACCAATGACGACATGTGGGTAGAGCCGCACTACCTTCAGACGGTAACCACACCGATGTCCGATGAGAAGGTTGGAATTGTCACCTGTGGCTATCTTGGTCACGATCCCCAATACCCCACAGCGGCACTGGCTTCCCTGGGGCGGTGTGTGGATTTTATTCCCAGTGTGCTGGTGGCACGGGATCTGGAAGGGGGGTTGCAGTTTTCCCTGGGAGCGACGATCGCCACCCGCAAATCGATTTTGGAGAAAGTCGGCGGCTTGGAGACTGTGGTGAATCGGGTCGGGTCGGACTACCACATTGGCAATCTGGTGAGCGATGCGGGGTACAAAATTGAACTGTCGCAGTACGTTCTGGAAACCGATACCGGCAATGAAAGTTTCCAACAACTCTTCAAACGGGAGTTACGCTGGGCAAGAACGAGCCGTTGGCAGCGGGGTTGGCTCTATTTCACGATCGCAACCACCTACGGAACGGTCTACTGTCCCCCGTTGTTATTGCTATCTGGGTTCCAAACCTGGGCAGTGATCGTGAGTGGTATCACGATCGCCCTCAGACTAATCCAATCCCTGATTGCAGCCTACCGCATGGGTTGTCCCAGGTTAGTCCGATGGTTCTGGTTGTTGCCCATACGTGATTTATTGAACTTTGTCACTTGGGCGATCGGTGGCATCGGGCAAACGATCTATTGGCGGGGACGACAATTGCAAATCAGCGAAGGTGGCATTCTCTCAGAGCAAATGGATTAG